In Aptenodytes patagonicus chromosome 6, bAptPat1.pri.cur, whole genome shotgun sequence, one genomic interval encodes:
- the CYP20A1 gene encoding cytochrome P450 20A1 isoform X2 yields MLKSLLRYQSSLNGDTGESHMRRKLYENGVTKSLQSNFALIQKLSEELLAKWLSLPEAQHVPLCQHMLGFAMKSVTQTAMGSSFEDDREVIRFRRHHDAIWSEIGKGFLDGSLDKNMTRKKLYEDALTEMESTLRKVTKERRGRSFNRHVFIDTLLQGNLSDQQILEDTMIFSLAGCIITANLCTWAVYFLTTSEDVQQNLYKEMDCVLGKGPITHEKIEQLRYCRQVLCETVRTAKLTPIAAQLQELEGRVDQHTIPKETLVLYALGVMLQGSSSWPSPYKFDPERFSEESAMKNLSLLGFSGSQECPELRFAYMVATVLLSVLVRKLYLHPVKGQVMETKYELVTSPKEEAWIMVSKRS; encoded by the exons ATGCTGAAGTCTCTCTTGAGGTACCAGTCCAGCCTGAATGGGGATACAGGAGAGAGCCACATGAGGAGAAAGCTGTATGAAAATGGTGTGACCAAGTCCTTGCAAAGTAACTTTGCTCTCATCCAGAAG CTGTCAGAAGAGTTGCTAGCCAAATGGCTCTCCCTCCCTGAGGCACAACATGTGCCACTCTGCCAGCACATGCTGGGCTTTGCCATGAAGTCTGTCACGCAGACAGCTATGGGCAGCAGCTTTGAAGATGACCGGGAAGTCATCCGATTCCGCAGGCACCATGATGCA ATCTGGTCGGAGATTGGGAAGGGTTTCTTGGATGGGTCCCTTGACAAAAACATGACTAGGAAGAAGCTCTACGAAGATG CTCTGACAGAGATGGAATCCACCTTAAGGAAAGTTACAAAGGAGCGCCGAGGCAGGTCATTCAACAGGCACGTCTTTATAGACACCTTGCTGCAGGGGAACCTGAGTGACCAGCAG ATTCTGGAAGATACAATGATTTTCTCCTTGGCAGGATGCATAATCACTGCTAACT TGTGTACCTGGGCAGTCTATTTCCTGACAACCTCAGAAGATGTTCAGCAGAATCTCTACAAGGAGATGGACTGCGTTCTGGGGAAGGGACCAATTACACATGAGAAAATCGAGCAGCTCAG ATACTGTCGTCAAGTCCTGTGTGAGACAGTGCGAACAGCAAAGCTTACTCCCATTGCTgcacagctgcaggagctggaggggagagtTGACCAACATACTATCCCCAAAGAG ACACTTGTGCTTTATGCTCTTGGTGTGATGCTGCAGGGTAGTTCATCGTGGCCATCACCATACAA GTTTGACCCAGAGAGATTCAGTGAGGAATCGGCCATGAAAAACCTCTCCTTGTTGGGTTTTTCAGGAAGCCAGGAGTGCCCGGAGTTGAG GTTTGCCTATATGGTGGCTACAGTTCTGCTGAGTGTCCTGGTAAGGAAACTGTACCTTcacccagtgaaaggacaagtcATGGAGACCAAATATGAGCTGGTAACCTCACCAAAGGAGGAAGCCTGGATAATGGTGTCTAAGAGAAGCTAA
- the CYP20A1 gene encoding cytochrome P450 20A1 isoform X1 gives MLDFAIFAVTFLLILVGAVLYLYPASRQAAGIPGLAPTDEKDGNLPDIIASSSLHEFLVNLHEKYGPLVSFWFGRRLVVSLGSIDLLKQHINPNRLLDPFETMLKSLLRYQSSLNGDTGESHMRRKLYENGVTKSLQSNFALIQKLSEELLAKWLSLPEAQHVPLCQHMLGFAMKSVTQTAMGSSFEDDREVIRFRRHHDAIWSEIGKGFLDGSLDKNMTRKKLYEDALTEMESTLRKVTKERRGRSFNRHVFIDTLLQGNLSDQQILEDTMIFSLAGCIITANLCTWAVYFLTTSEDVQQNLYKEMDCVLGKGPITHEKIEQLRYCRQVLCETVRTAKLTPIAAQLQELEGRVDQHTIPKETLVLYALGVMLQGSSSWPSPYKFDPERFSEESAMKNLSLLGFSGSQECPELRFAYMVATVLLSVLVRKLYLHPVKGQVMETKYELVTSPKEEAWIMVSKRS, from the exons atGCTGGACTTCGCCATCTTCGCCGTCACTTTTCTGCTCATCCTGGTGGGCGCCGTGCTCTACCTCTACCCG GCATCTAGGCAAGCAGCAGGTATCCCTGGGCTGGCTCCAACTGATGAAAA GGATGGCAACCTGCCAGATATCATTGCCAGCAGCAGTTTGCATGAGTTCCTGGTGAACCTTCATGAGAAATATGGCCCACTGGTGTCTTTCTGGTTTGGAAGGCGTCTTGTTGTCAGCCTTGGCTCAATTGATCTCCTGAAACAACATATTAACCCCAACCGGTTGT tggaTCCCTTTGAGACAATGCTGAAGTCTCTCTTGAGGTACCAGTCCAGCCTGAATGGGGATACAGGAGAGAGCCACATGAGGAGAAAGCTGTATGAAAATGGTGTGACCAAGTCCTTGCAAAGTAACTTTGCTCTCATCCAGAAG CTGTCAGAAGAGTTGCTAGCCAAATGGCTCTCCCTCCCTGAGGCACAACATGTGCCACTCTGCCAGCACATGCTGGGCTTTGCCATGAAGTCTGTCACGCAGACAGCTATGGGCAGCAGCTTTGAAGATGACCGGGAAGTCATCCGATTCCGCAGGCACCATGATGCA ATCTGGTCGGAGATTGGGAAGGGTTTCTTGGATGGGTCCCTTGACAAAAACATGACTAGGAAGAAGCTCTACGAAGATG CTCTGACAGAGATGGAATCCACCTTAAGGAAAGTTACAAAGGAGCGCCGAGGCAGGTCATTCAACAGGCACGTCTTTATAGACACCTTGCTGCAGGGGAACCTGAGTGACCAGCAG ATTCTGGAAGATACAATGATTTTCTCCTTGGCAGGATGCATAATCACTGCTAACT TGTGTACCTGGGCAGTCTATTTCCTGACAACCTCAGAAGATGTTCAGCAGAATCTCTACAAGGAGATGGACTGCGTTCTGGGGAAGGGACCAATTACACATGAGAAAATCGAGCAGCTCAG ATACTGTCGTCAAGTCCTGTGTGAGACAGTGCGAACAGCAAAGCTTACTCCCATTGCTgcacagctgcaggagctggaggggagagtTGACCAACATACTATCCCCAAAGAG ACACTTGTGCTTTATGCTCTTGGTGTGATGCTGCAGGGTAGTTCATCGTGGCCATCACCATACAA GTTTGACCCAGAGAGATTCAGTGAGGAATCGGCCATGAAAAACCTCTCCTTGTTGGGTTTTTCAGGAAGCCAGGAGTGCCCGGAGTTGAG GTTTGCCTATATGGTGGCTACAGTTCTGCTGAGTGTCCTGGTAAGGAAACTGTACCTTcacccagtgaaaggacaagtcATGGAGACCAAATATGAGCTGGTAACCTCACCAAAGGAGGAAGCCTGGATAATGGTGTCTAAGAGAAGCTAA
- the LOC143162301 gene encoding LOW QUALITY PROTEIN: alpha-aspartyl dipeptidase-like (The sequence of the model RefSeq protein was modified relative to this genomic sequence to represent the inferred CDS: inserted 4 bases in 2 codons) encodes MSRKVTAKMAKSSMAXGRGGGSGGGSAPPRGPPAGQEGAGRAGPGWAARTARGHXARGAMGGPRRLLLVSNSTLHGGGYLGHCQQHIKSFLGEKVKRVLFVPYALHDRDAYARTAREKFESLGYGLDSIHESCDPVEAVRKSEAIFIGGGNTFRLLKALYDNSLIQEIRKRVLEDGIPYMGSSAGTNVATISINTTNDMPIVYPPSLQALGLVPFNINPHYLDPDVKSTHMGETREERIHQYHEEPNTPPVLGLREGAMLLVEGDKATLQGVTGARLFLRGKKPTEHEPGTDFSFLLIDSNLQNL; translated from the exons ATGAGCAGAAAAGTGACGGCGAAGATGGCGAAGTCCAGCatggc gggccggggcggcgggagcggcggcggctcggcCCCACCCCGCGGCCCGCCGGCGGGGCAGGaaggggcgggccgggccgggccgggctgggctgcgcGCACCGCCCGCGGGCA AGCACGGGGCGCCATGGGGGGCCCGCGGCGCCTGCTGCTGGTCTCCAACTCTACCCTGCACGGAGGGGGGTACCTGGGCCACTGCCAGCAGCACATCAAGAGCTTCCTCGGGGA gAAAGTGAAGCGGGTGCTGTTCGTTCCCTACGCCCTGCACGACCGAGACGCCTACGCCCGGACCGCGAGGGAGAAGTTTGAAAGCTTGG GTTATGGGCTGGACAGCATTCATGAATCTTGTGATCCAGTGGAAGCTGTAAGGAAATCTGAAGCAATATTTATCG GAGGTGGGAACACGTTCCGTCTCCTGAAAGCTCTCTACGACAACAGTCTGATACAGGAGATCAGGAAAAGAGTTCTTGAG GATGGGATTCCTTACATGGGGTCCAGCGCAGGAACTAATGTTGCTACCATCAGCATCAATACTACCAATGACATGCCAATTGTTTATCCACCCTCCCTGCAGGCCCTAGGTTTAGTTCCTTTTAATATTAACCCCCACTACCTGGACCCAGATGTTAAAAGCACTCACATGGGT GAGACAAGAGAGGAAAGAATTCATCAATATCATGAAGAACCAAACACCCCTCCAGTTCTG GGCTTGCGGGAAGGTGCGATGCTGCTAGTGGAAGGAGACAAAGCCACTTTGCAAGGAGTGACAGGAGCACGTCTGTTTTTGAG GGGTAAGAAACCAACTGAACATGAGCCTGgaacagatttcagtttcctcctgATTGACAGTAATCTCCAGAATTTGTAG